A stretch of DNA from Micromonospora sp. NBC_01813:
CGGGGGAGATCTTGTCGCCACGGACGATGATCTCCCCCTCCACACCGGGCGGGACCGGCTGGAAGTTCTCGTCGACGATCCGGATGTGTACGCCCGGGAACGGCGCCCCGAGTGCACCGATCTTGGCCTGCTCGTGGGCGGCGTCCAGGTAACAGACCCCGTTGCACAACTCGGTCATGCCGAAGGTGTCGACGAGACGCACGTGCGGCAGCCGACGCTTCACTTCCCGCCGGACGCTCGGCGCGACCCCCGCGAACAGCAGGTACCGCAGCGACCCGAGCCGCGCCGGGTCGTCGCCGTCAAGCAGGCCGAAGAGGATCTGCGCCGCCAGGACCATGCCGGTTATGCGTTCACGGGCGGCGATCCGGGCGATGTCCGCGGCTTTGAACGTCGGGGTCAGCACCATCGTCGCGCCGGCCACGAACGTCGCCAGACCCGGCGCCTCCAGCCCGCTGACGTGGAACAGCGGCGCGGAGATGAGAATCCGGTCGTCCTGGGTGAGTTCCAGTTCGAGCACCTGCGCCAGGTGGTTCGCGGTCAGATTGCCGCAGGTGTGGATGACGCCCTTGGGACGCGCCGTGGTGCCGGATGTGTAGAGCAGCCGGTGGACGTCGGCGGCGGTCTTCTCGGCGTCCGGCACCCGCACGCCGGGCGGCTGCGCGGCGAGCAGATCGGCAAGCCGACGGGCGTCGGCGACGACCCGCTCGCCGTTGGCGACGGCGGTCCGTAGCCCGGTCGTGCCCATCAGCGTGGCTGCCTCGTCGGCGAAGTCGTCGTCGTAGAGCAGCCCGGTGACACCGGCCTGGTCGATGACGTACGCCTGTTCGTTGGGGTGCAGCCGCCAGTTGAGCGGGACCGAGATCGCCCCGATCCGGCTCAGCGCCAGCAGTTCGATGACGTACGTGGCGCTGTTGCGGCCCAGCAACCCGACCAGGTCACCGACACCGATCCCGGCGGCCAACAGCGCCCCGGCGTGCCGGTCGACGTCGGCGTCCAGTTCGGCGTACGTCCAGCGGGCGTCGGAGTCGACCAGTGCCTCCCGGTCG
This window harbors:
- a CDS encoding class I adenylate-forming enzyme family protein, whose amino-acid sequence is MATSNFTETLRRQALRRADREALVDSDARWTYAELDADVDRHAGALLAAGIGVGDLVGLLGRNSATYVIELLALSRIGAISVPLNWRLHPNEQAYVIDQAGVTGLLYDDDFADEAATLMGTTGLRTAVANGERVVADARRLADLLAAQPPGVRVPDAEKTAADVHRLLYTSGTTARPKGVIHTCGNLTANHLAQVLELELTQDDRILISAPLFHVSGLEAPGLATFVAGATMVLTPTFKAADIARIAARERITGMVLAAQILFGLLDGDDPARLGSLRYLLFAGVAPSVRREVKRRLPHVRLVDTFGMTELCNGVCYLDAAHEQAKIGALGAPFPGVHIRIVDENFQPVPPGVEGEIIVRGDKISPGYWNDDEANLRTRRDGWFLTGDVGRLDADGYLWFVDRRADLIKSGGENIASAEIERVIAGHPDVSEVAVIGVPDPTWDEVPKAYVILRDGAAATPEAIREHCRAELARYKVPKYVQVVSSLPRNDSGKVLKKRLREAAVAG